CGCTGTTGATCAGGAAATGGATCGGCCGGCCGCTCGCCAGGAAGTCGCGGGCGAAGGCGTCGATCGAGCCCGGGTCGGCGAGGTCGAGCGCGGCCAGCTCGACCCGGGGCATGCGGCCCACGTTGGCGCGGGCCTTGTCGGGCGTCCGCGCCGGCACGACCACCGTCGCGCCCGCCTCGCTCAGCACCCGCGTCGTCTCCACGCCGATCCCCGAATAGCCGCCGGTCACGACGGCCACCTTGCCCGACAGGTCGCGCCCGCCGAGCGCCTCCTCGGCCGTCGTCGTGGCCCCGAATCCCGAACCGATGGGCTTCTGCTCGCTCGTCATCGCGTCGACTCCTTTTTTCCGTGCTTTCGTCCCGCCGACCGCTACACTACTTGAGGGGCGACTCAACCAACAGGATAATTGAGGATGGACTCAAATAAGTCAAGGGTCAAGCGCGAGCGGAGCGCCGTGGAGCCGCGTCGGCGGCCGGGCAAGGAGCGGGTGGCGGCCTTGCTGGCGGCGGCGGCCGCGGTGATCGCCGAGCGGGGCTACGAGGCGGCGACGATGACCGAGATCGCCGCGCGGGCCGGGGCCCTGGTCGGTTCGCTCTACCACTTCTTCCCGAACAAGGAGGCGGTCGGCGAGGCGCTGATCCGGCGGTTCGAGGGGATCCTCGACGAGGCCTTCGACGCGATCGACGCCCGCGCCGGCTCGATGTCGAGCGGGGACCTGGCGGACGCCCTGCTCGACCTGATGCTCGACATCCGCGGCGAGTCGAAGGCGCTCGTCCCCCTGCTGGAGGCCCGCGAGGAATGGTCGGCGAAGGGCCGCGACCTGCTCGACAGGATGCTGCGGCGCATCGCCGCGACGCTCACGATCCGCTCGCCCGGCCTGGACCCCGAGGCGGCCCGGAGCCTCGCCGTCGTCGTGCTGCAGAACATGAAGGCCGTGAAGGCCCTGACCGCCGACGACGCCCCCGCCGCGGCCGAGATGCGGGCCATGACCCGCCTCTACCTGGAGAGTCGGCTGCCCGATCACGGCTGAGGCGTCGGTCGGAAACTCCTTGCCGGACGCACGCGGCGACCGCATGATGATTTCATGATTCGGGCGTTACGTCTGGAGGGGGGAGGGGCGACATGGATCCGGCGACGGCGCGATCGACGACGCGGGCTCGCCCGGCCGGGCGGCCCTTCCGGCTGGTCGACGTCCTGATCCTGACGGCGGCGACGGGCGTGGGGCTCGCCGGGGCGCGGTGGGTCTATGAGGAGATCCTGTTTCAGGAGTTTTCTCTCGTCCCGGCCGGCATCCTGCTCGCGCCCGCGATGTTCGCCTGGCCGGTGATGACGGCCTGGATGGCGGCCTTGATCCCGATCCGCCTGATCGCGCCCCGGCCGCCCCGGCGACGCCTGGCGGCTCAGCCCGGCATG
The DNA window shown above is from Paludisphaera mucosa and carries:
- a CDS encoding TetR/AcrR family transcriptional regulator, translating into MDSNKSRVKRERSAVEPRRRPGKERVAALLAAAAAVIAERGYEAATMTEIAARAGALVGSLYHFFPNKEAVGEALIRRFEGILDEAFDAIDARAGSMSSGDLADALLDLMLDIRGESKALVPLLEAREEWSAKGRDLLDRMLRRIAATLTIRSPGLDPEAARSLAVVVLQNMKAVKALTADDAPAAAEMRAMTRLYLESRLPDHG